The nucleotide sequence GCCGTACCTGGTGGGATACCTTCTTCCGGTGCGCCTTCTGCTTCGTCGTAAATCCAGCCACAAACAACACATTGCCATCTTTTCATGATGAATCTCTCTTATTATTACTAATCACACTCTGCCATCAGAACCTGGCAGCTTTGGAGAAGTCGTAACGCTACTGATGCCAGTGACTAAAAGCAACGGTCATTTACCGGCATCGGATGGTTGAAAGATGTCAGCAATCGAATGATTTCATCGCTGAGCTGTCACTTGCAGCGGGGTTTTTCCTTGCGAAATGAGCAACTTTCGAGCATCCTGCGCGGCGATGAACAGTTCAGCGTTACACCACATTCTGCATCCGCTTGCACCCAACTGGTCGACCCGAAATCGTATTGTGCCATCCAGCCTTCCGAATGATTGGCGAGATTGGTTATTTGACCATGGTTCACTGACCGCCAGGCTCAGCCAGCTCGGAGACTTCCGGGTCGAAATCGTGCGCGAGTATCACGGCCGACCAACGCCACTGGAACAGCAGCGCCTTAGCCTGGCTCATCAGTGCAAGGTTTGGGTCAGAGAGGTGATTCTGCATGTGAACAACCAACCACTGGTATACGCCCGTACCGCCATCCCGCTACCCACGCTGACCGGCCAGGAACGTCGCCTGCAATATCTGGGCAAGCAGTCTCTGGGCAGTTATCTCTTCCGCCAGCCAAACCTGAAGCGTCAGCCTCTGATGGTTTCTCACTGCAATTCAAACCCGTTAGCGCTAGAATGGTGCCGGCATTCGGTATTTACCCTGGGCGATAAACCCCTGATGGTATCGGAAGCCTTTTCCCAACAACTGGCGGGGCTGACTCCGCAGTGATGTGAACGGTGTTATGTCTTCTGTCTTGCAGCCCCTACAGCGCGTTTTGCAACAACAATTAGATCGATATTTTCCACGCTGGTTTGATTGGGTTCAGCTGACCCGTATCGACAAACCCGTCGGTTCTTACCTGCTACTGTGGCCAACCTTATGGGCCTTATGGATCGCAGGCGAAGGGCATCCTTCCTTGGCCAATACCTGCATTTTTGTTCTGGGTGTTTTTTTAATGCGCTCGGCGGGCTGTGTCATCAATGACTTTGCCGACCGAGACATTGATGGGCATGTAAAGCGAACGCATACACGCCCATTAGCAACCGGTAAAATCACCGCCAAAGAAGCGCTGATTACTTTTGCCATCCTGATTATTGTG is from Bacterioplanoides sp. SCSIO 12839 and encodes:
- a CDS encoding rubredoxin; protein product: MKRWQCVVCGWIYDEAEGAPEEGIPPGTAWDDVPDDFICPDCGVGKDDFEMVEI
- a CDS encoding chorismate lyase: MSNFRASCAAMNSSALHHILHPLAPNWSTRNRIVPSSLPNDWRDWLFDHGSLTARLSQLGDFRVEIVREYHGRPTPLEQQRLSLAHQCKVWVREVILHVNNQPLVYARTAIPLPTLTGQERRLQYLGKQSLGSYLFRQPNLKRQPLMVSHCNSNPLALEWCRHSVFTLGDKPLMVSEAFSQQLAGLTPQ